From the Pomacea canaliculata isolate SZHN2017 linkage group LG4, ASM307304v1, whole genome shotgun sequence genome, one window contains:
- the LOC112563314 gene encoding uncharacterized protein LOC112563314 isoform X3 produces the protein MSDKRKQLAIFLFVWLHATATANIEAFFPAEMSSADGRKPLVFEVGSQIILKCRMKNHQTRPTSLKKISSGNLETTLDVDVVEDGVQYVVHNATLQDSGNYYCLHNNKSVAMKSVTVGYVPTNDFSVSCLLHGDELECCVEMDEGSDHDLLTNSLPTHWSMSLHRPYESNWDTKNLGENEELCINWTVQNIMCETNYIVVANASNNLGFALSNVTFCPLDVVKPGPVMNLSVTPDTEQPHRLMVWWDRPKDLSLSRRLGMGGVNYTVDVYPLHHGQPIFHLVSTDLPDKEKMSKLIKTEETVIHFVEGLWPFTSYNVTVTPHSRCCAGSPTTVTTKTTESVPLIAPEIIAWVQTGTGVVIHWNVYAPEDQGGEIIAYSVCTQKTCQNVTFANSEHRLPQVTSGLVPERCILGCNVTVQAFTRKGPSNKSSTLKITPYLETAKKRVDVERKADGSYTVLWENSINNVVSILWCFGNQFRKDASHIRCQTALRKAAANFSCCSQTVNISQDDRKKYRETMESRWYFGIGIVSENQNTNSSITTGNPVQLHWQICVFDEEGDPPLPMFQVLSWENGTGLTIDANPICSNTLPAPGRPINATVFIAEKPLNCLSEGGVNANQLLQGKRQMDRGGLIPSSSYTVCVTYYGQQNKKATTKTTVLMASPSPGISVTILVAIFAVLGLFILSLLIGALCVQYKKKSKRFNSIRWPKVKDVQLKESCTSKPRILTNMAMDPRTMTFTDGINKKDSNIKTGLPKSSLQTSSPKHLILHSTAQSSSLTNGTTKVAVSNMERGLGTYIHHSDKTKHKTSGHRTPEMVPLISKCQSTMNKVHDDHQVNNIEVRKEGTAPQEAAVLSDVQSQSLPLKQCDSYVTNPQQHALLHSMAGCFCVPSLEEPMTDNQATQGSPRLCEDIHRFATQDLPAYPQHTHGKSVLQDEISQPVNDEDCMEEITLTKKSCMSVTSSKSYVKCIPNHYPEVQGALSVTWKDNTMPSESNPTDVLLNIKAHSNFHEQDSSDLMLPATTKTQVDTRTKSSLLTLGTNHTINNESYIHGQGDSSQMAIGYLDWKRICK, from the exons ATGTCTGACAAACGCAAGCAGCTTGCCATCTTCCTCTTCGTGTGGCTCCACGCGACAGCGACTGCAAACATAGAGGCGTTCTTTCCGGCGG AAATGAGCTCGGCAGATGGCAGAAAACCGCTTGTGTTTGAAGTGGGCTCCCAAATAATCCTGAAGTGTCGCATGAAGAATCACCAGACCAGGCCCACCTCTCTCAAAAAAATTTCGTCAGGCAACCTA GAAACGACGCTGGACGTCGACGTGGTGGAAGATGGCGTGCAGTACGTTGTGCACAACGCCACCCTGCAAGACTCGGGAAATTACTACTGTCTCCACAACAACAAGAGCGTCGCAATGAAGTCCGTCACTGTGGGAT ATGTCCCCACAAACGACTTCAGCGTGTCGTGCCTGCTCCATGGCGACGAATTAGAGTGTTGTGTTGAGATGGACGAGGGCAGCGACCACGATTTGCTCACGAACTCACTGCCCACACACTGGAGCATGAGTTTGCACAG GCCCTATGAAAGTAATTGGGACACCAAGAACTTGGGAGAAAATGAAGAGCTGTGCATTAACTGGACAGTACAGAACATAATGTGCGAAACTAACTACATAGTGGTTGCTAATGCTTCCAACAATCTGGGCTTTGCCTTGTCCAATGTGACCTTCTGTCCGTTAGATGTAG TAAAACCAGGCCCGGTGATGAACCTGAGTGTGACACCTGATACAGAGCAGCCACACAGACTCATGGTTTGGTGGGACCGCCCTAAAGACCTGAGTCTCAGTAGGCGCCTTGGAATGGGTGGAGTCAACTACACTGTTGACGTTTATCCACTTCATCATGGCCAACCTATTTTTCATTTGGTTTCAACTGACTTGCCTGACAAAGAGAAA ATGTCTAAATTAATTAAGACAGAAGAGACTGTGATTCACTTTGTGGAGGGCTTGTGGCCATTCACCTCCTATAATGTCACGGTTACCCCACACAGCCGCTGTTGTGCTGGGTCACCAACCACAGTCACAACCAAAACTACTGAATCAG TACCACTCATTGCACCAGAAATTATTGCTTGGGTGCAGACTGGCACAGGAGTTGTCATTCACTGGaat GTGTATGCACCAGAGGACCAGGGAGGAGAGATCATTGCATACTCTGTATGCACACAAAAGACTTGTCAAAATGTGACATTTGCTAACAGTGAACATAGGCTGCCACAGGTAACCAGTGGTCTGGTGCCAGAAAGATGCATATTGGGCTGCAATGTCACAGTTCAAGCATTTACAAGAAAAGGGCCATCAAACAAAAGTTCTACACTTAAGATTACTCCATATTTAGAAA CTGCAAAAAAGCGTGTCGATGTTGAAAGAAAAGCTGATGGCTCATACACTGTGCTTTGGGAAAATTCCATCAACAATGTTGTTTCCATTCTCTGGTGTTTTGGGAATCAGTTTAGGAAGGATGCTTCCCATATTCGTTGTCAG ACAGCACTGAGAAAAGCAGCTGCGAACTTCAGCTGTTGCAGTCAGACTGTGAACATCTCTCAGgatgacagaaagaaatacagagAAACAATGGAAAGCCGCTGGTACTTTGGTATAGGTATTGTTTCTGAAAATCAGAACACTAACAGCAGCATTACCACTGGTAACCCTGTCCAGCTTCACTGGCAGATCTGTGTTTTTGATGAAGAGGGAG ATCCTCCGCTACCTATGTTTCAAGTCTTGTCCTGGGAAAATGGGACAGGACTGACAATTGATGCTAACCCCATCTGTAGCAACACTTTGCCAGCACCAGGAAGACCCATTAATGCTACTGTCTTCATTGCAGAGAAACCATTGAACTGCTTATCTG AAGGTGGGGTGAATGCAAATCAGCTGCTGCAAGGCAAGAGGCAGATGGACAGAGGGGGCTTGATTCCCAGTAGCAGCTATACAGTGTGTGTCACATACTACggacaacaaaacaagaaggcAACAACCAAGACCACAGTGCTGATGGCCAGTCCCA GTCCTGGCATCTCTGTGACCATACTGGTGGCTATTTTTGCTGTGTTAGGCCTGTTCATCCTTAGTCTTCTCATTGG AGCATTGTGTGTCCAATACAAGAAGAAATCCAAGCGTTTTAACAGTATTAGATGGCCTAAAGTGAAAGATGTGCAGCTGAAGGAATCTTGTACCAGCAAACCAAGAATACTAACAAAT ATGGCTATGGATCCCCGTACTATGACCTTTACAGatggaataaacaaaaaagacagtAACATAAAGACTGGGCTACCCAAAAGCTCTCTTCAGACCTCCAGTCCTAAGCATCTCATACTCCACAGCACTGCACAAAGTAGCAGTTTGACCAATGGCACAACCAAAGTTGCTGTCAGCAATATGGAAAGAGGTTTGGGGACATATATTCATCATTCAGACAAGACTAAACACAAGACTTCTGGTCACAGGACACCAGAAATGGTTCCTCTAATTTCAAAATGTCAATCCACCATGAATAAAGTCCATGACGACCATCAGGTTAACAATATTGAGGTAAGGAAGGAAGGCACAGCTCCACAAGAAGCTGCAGTTCTGTCTGATGTCCAGAGCCAGTCTCTGCCCTTGAAACAATGTGACAGTTATGTGACAAATCCTCAGCAACATGCTTTGCTACATTCTATGGCTGGCTGTTTTTGTGTCCCCAGTCTTGAAGAACCAATGACTGACAACCAAGCAACACAAGGTTCTCCACGTTTGTGTGAAGACATCCACAGGTTCGCTACTCAAGATCTGCCTGCatacccccaacacacacatggaaAAAGTGTTCTTCAAGATGAGATCTCACAGCCAGTTAATGATGAAGACTGTATGGAGGAAATAACGCTGACAAAAAAAAGTTGCATGTCAGTCACTTCATCCAAGAGCTATGTAAAATGTATACCTAACCACTATCCAGAGGTTCAAGGAGCCCTAAGTGTGACCTGGAAAGACAACACAATGCCCTCAGAAAGCAATCCAACAGATGTATTACTCAATATAAAGGCACATAGCAACTTTCATGAGCAGGACTCCTCAGACTTAATGCTGCCAGCTACCACAAAGACGCAGGTAGATACAAGAACAAAATCATCTTTACTTACTTTAGGTACAAACcacacaataaacaatgaaagttACATTCACGGTCAAGGAGACTCTTCTCAAATGGCTATTGGGTATCTAGACTGGAAAAGAATTTGTAAGTAG
- the LOC112563314 gene encoding uncharacterized protein LOC112563314 isoform X1, with protein sequence MSDKRKQLAIFLFVWLHATATANIEAFFPAEMSSADGRKPLVFEVGSQIILKCRMKNHQTRPTSLKKISSGNLVSTRHRPIEVYQEKKEEERKKNPTPNERTRKFLSQQETTLDVDVVEDGVQYVVHNATLQDSGNYYCLHNNKSVAMKSVTVGYVPTNDFSVSCLLHGDELECCVEMDEGSDHDLLTNSLPTHWSMSLHRPYESNWDTKNLGENEELCINWTVQNIMCETNYIVVANASNNLGFALSNVTFCPLDVVKPGPVMNLSVTPDTEQPHRLMVWWDRPKDLSLSRRLGMGGVNYTVDVYPLHHGQPIFHLVSTDLPDKEKMSKLIKTEETVIHFVEGLWPFTSYNVTVTPHSRCCAGSPTTVTTKTTESVPLIAPEIIAWVQTGTGVVIHWNVYAPEDQGGEIIAYSVCTQKTCQNVTFANSEHRLPQVTSGLVPERCILGCNVTVQAFTRKGPSNKSSTLKITPYLETAKKRVDVERKADGSYTVLWENSINNVVSILWCFGNQFRKDASHIRCQTALRKAAANFSCCSQTVNISQDDRKKYRETMESRWYFGIGIVSENQNTNSSITTGNPVQLHWQICVFDEEGDPPLPMFQVLSWENGTGLTIDANPICSNTLPAPGRPINATVFIAEKPLNCLSEGGVNANQLLQGKRQMDRGGLIPSSSYTVCVTYYGQQNKKATTKTTVLMASPSPGISVTILVAIFAVLGLFILSLLIGALCVQYKKKSKRFNSIRWPKVKDVQLKESCTSKPRILTNMAMDPRTMTFTDGINKKDSNIKTGLPKSSLQTSSPKHLILHSTAQSSSLTNGTTKVAVSNMERGLGTYIHHSDKTKHKTSGHRTPEMVPLISKCQSTMNKVHDDHQVNNIEVRKEGTAPQEAAVLSDVQSQSLPLKQCDSYVTNPQQHALLHSMAGCFCVPSLEEPMTDNQATQGSPRLCEDIHRFATQDLPAYPQHTHGKSVLQDEISQPVNDEDCMEEITLTKKSCMSVTSSKSYVKCIPNHYPEVQGALSVTWKDNTMPSESNPTDVLLNIKAHSNFHEQDSSDLMLPATTKTQVDTRTKSSLLTLGTNHTINNESYIHGQGDSSQMAIGYLDWKRICK encoded by the exons ATGTCTGACAAACGCAAGCAGCTTGCCATCTTCCTCTTCGTGTGGCTCCACGCGACAGCGACTGCAAACATAGAGGCGTTCTTTCCGGCGG AAATGAGCTCGGCAGATGGCAGAAAACCGCTTGTGTTTGAAGTGGGCTCCCAAATAATCCTGAAGTGTCGCATGAAGAATCACCAGACCAGGCCCACCTCTCTCAAAAAAATTTCGTCAGGCAACCTAGTAAGTACCCGACACAGACCTATTGAAGTGtaccaagaaaagaaagaagaagaaaggaaaaaaaatcccaccccAAATGAACGAACAAGGAAGT TTCTGTCACAACAGGAAACGACGCTGGACGTCGACGTGGTGGAAGATGGCGTGCAGTACGTTGTGCACAACGCCACCCTGCAAGACTCGGGAAATTACTACTGTCTCCACAACAACAAGAGCGTCGCAATGAAGTCCGTCACTGTGGGAT ATGTCCCCACAAACGACTTCAGCGTGTCGTGCCTGCTCCATGGCGACGAATTAGAGTGTTGTGTTGAGATGGACGAGGGCAGCGACCACGATTTGCTCACGAACTCACTGCCCACACACTGGAGCATGAGTTTGCACAG GCCCTATGAAAGTAATTGGGACACCAAGAACTTGGGAGAAAATGAAGAGCTGTGCATTAACTGGACAGTACAGAACATAATGTGCGAAACTAACTACATAGTGGTTGCTAATGCTTCCAACAATCTGGGCTTTGCCTTGTCCAATGTGACCTTCTGTCCGTTAGATGTAG TAAAACCAGGCCCGGTGATGAACCTGAGTGTGACACCTGATACAGAGCAGCCACACAGACTCATGGTTTGGTGGGACCGCCCTAAAGACCTGAGTCTCAGTAGGCGCCTTGGAATGGGTGGAGTCAACTACACTGTTGACGTTTATCCACTTCATCATGGCCAACCTATTTTTCATTTGGTTTCAACTGACTTGCCTGACAAAGAGAAA ATGTCTAAATTAATTAAGACAGAAGAGACTGTGATTCACTTTGTGGAGGGCTTGTGGCCATTCACCTCCTATAATGTCACGGTTACCCCACACAGCCGCTGTTGTGCTGGGTCACCAACCACAGTCACAACCAAAACTACTGAATCAG TACCACTCATTGCACCAGAAATTATTGCTTGGGTGCAGACTGGCACAGGAGTTGTCATTCACTGGaat GTGTATGCACCAGAGGACCAGGGAGGAGAGATCATTGCATACTCTGTATGCACACAAAAGACTTGTCAAAATGTGACATTTGCTAACAGTGAACATAGGCTGCCACAGGTAACCAGTGGTCTGGTGCCAGAAAGATGCATATTGGGCTGCAATGTCACAGTTCAAGCATTTACAAGAAAAGGGCCATCAAACAAAAGTTCTACACTTAAGATTACTCCATATTTAGAAA CTGCAAAAAAGCGTGTCGATGTTGAAAGAAAAGCTGATGGCTCATACACTGTGCTTTGGGAAAATTCCATCAACAATGTTGTTTCCATTCTCTGGTGTTTTGGGAATCAGTTTAGGAAGGATGCTTCCCATATTCGTTGTCAG ACAGCACTGAGAAAAGCAGCTGCGAACTTCAGCTGTTGCAGTCAGACTGTGAACATCTCTCAGgatgacagaaagaaatacagagAAACAATGGAAAGCCGCTGGTACTTTGGTATAGGTATTGTTTCTGAAAATCAGAACACTAACAGCAGCATTACCACTGGTAACCCTGTCCAGCTTCACTGGCAGATCTGTGTTTTTGATGAAGAGGGAG ATCCTCCGCTACCTATGTTTCAAGTCTTGTCCTGGGAAAATGGGACAGGACTGACAATTGATGCTAACCCCATCTGTAGCAACACTTTGCCAGCACCAGGAAGACCCATTAATGCTACTGTCTTCATTGCAGAGAAACCATTGAACTGCTTATCTG AAGGTGGGGTGAATGCAAATCAGCTGCTGCAAGGCAAGAGGCAGATGGACAGAGGGGGCTTGATTCCCAGTAGCAGCTATACAGTGTGTGTCACATACTACggacaacaaaacaagaaggcAACAACCAAGACCACAGTGCTGATGGCCAGTCCCA GTCCTGGCATCTCTGTGACCATACTGGTGGCTATTTTTGCTGTGTTAGGCCTGTTCATCCTTAGTCTTCTCATTGG AGCATTGTGTGTCCAATACAAGAAGAAATCCAAGCGTTTTAACAGTATTAGATGGCCTAAAGTGAAAGATGTGCAGCTGAAGGAATCTTGTACCAGCAAACCAAGAATACTAACAAAT ATGGCTATGGATCCCCGTACTATGACCTTTACAGatggaataaacaaaaaagacagtAACATAAAGACTGGGCTACCCAAAAGCTCTCTTCAGACCTCCAGTCCTAAGCATCTCATACTCCACAGCACTGCACAAAGTAGCAGTTTGACCAATGGCACAACCAAAGTTGCTGTCAGCAATATGGAAAGAGGTTTGGGGACATATATTCATCATTCAGACAAGACTAAACACAAGACTTCTGGTCACAGGACACCAGAAATGGTTCCTCTAATTTCAAAATGTCAATCCACCATGAATAAAGTCCATGACGACCATCAGGTTAACAATATTGAGGTAAGGAAGGAAGGCACAGCTCCACAAGAAGCTGCAGTTCTGTCTGATGTCCAGAGCCAGTCTCTGCCCTTGAAACAATGTGACAGTTATGTGACAAATCCTCAGCAACATGCTTTGCTACATTCTATGGCTGGCTGTTTTTGTGTCCCCAGTCTTGAAGAACCAATGACTGACAACCAAGCAACACAAGGTTCTCCACGTTTGTGTGAAGACATCCACAGGTTCGCTACTCAAGATCTGCCTGCatacccccaacacacacatggaaAAAGTGTTCTTCAAGATGAGATCTCACAGCCAGTTAATGATGAAGACTGTATGGAGGAAATAACGCTGACAAAAAAAAGTTGCATGTCAGTCACTTCATCCAAGAGCTATGTAAAATGTATACCTAACCACTATCCAGAGGTTCAAGGAGCCCTAAGTGTGACCTGGAAAGACAACACAATGCCCTCAGAAAGCAATCCAACAGATGTATTACTCAATATAAAGGCACATAGCAACTTTCATGAGCAGGACTCCTCAGACTTAATGCTGCCAGCTACCACAAAGACGCAGGTAGATACAAGAACAAAATCATCTTTACTTACTTTAGGTACAAACcacacaataaacaatgaaagttACATTCACGGTCAAGGAGACTCTTCTCAAATGGCTATTGGGTATCTAGACTGGAAAAGAATTTGTAAGTAG
- the LOC112563314 gene encoding uncharacterized protein LOC112563314 isoform X4, with protein sequence MSDKRKQLAIFLFVWLHATATANIEAFFPAEMSSADGRKPLVFEVGSQIILKCRMKNHQTRPTSLKKISSGNLVSTRHRPIEVYQEKKEEERKKNPTPNERTRKFLSQQETTLDVDVVEDGVQYVVHNATLQDSGNYYCLHNNKSVAMKSVTVGYVPTNDFSVSCLLHGDELECCVEMDEGSDHDLLTNSLPTHWSMSLHRPYESNWDTKNLGENEELCINWTVQNIMCETNYIVVANASNNLGFALSNVTFCPLDVVKPGPVMNLSVTPDTEQPHRLMVWWDRPKDLSLSRRLGMGGVNYTVDVYPLHHGQPIFHLVSTDLPDKEKMSKLIKTEETVIHFVEGLWPFTSYNVTVTPHSRCCAGSPTTVTTKTTESVPLIAPEIIAWVQTGTGVVIHWNVYAPEDQGGEIIAYSVCTQKTCQNVTFANSEHRLPQVTSGLVPERCILGCNVTVQAFTRKGPSNKSSTLKITPYLETAKKRVDVERKADGSYTVLWENSINNVVSILWCFGNQFRKDASHIRCQTALRKAAANFSCCSQTVNISQDDRKKYRETMESRWYFGIGIVSENQNTNSSITTGNPVQLHWQICVFDEEGDPPLPMFQVLSWENGTGLTIDANPICSNTLPAPGRPINATVFIAEKPLNCLSEGGVNANQLLQGKRQMDRGGLIPSSSYTVCVTYYGQQNKKATTKTTVLMASPSPGISVTILVAIFAVLGLFILSLLIGALCVQYKKKSKRFNSIRWPKVKDVQLKESCTSKPRILTNVRQQRWLWIPVL encoded by the exons ATGTCTGACAAACGCAAGCAGCTTGCCATCTTCCTCTTCGTGTGGCTCCACGCGACAGCGACTGCAAACATAGAGGCGTTCTTTCCGGCGG AAATGAGCTCGGCAGATGGCAGAAAACCGCTTGTGTTTGAAGTGGGCTCCCAAATAATCCTGAAGTGTCGCATGAAGAATCACCAGACCAGGCCCACCTCTCTCAAAAAAATTTCGTCAGGCAACCTAGTAAGTACCCGACACAGACCTATTGAAGTGtaccaagaaaagaaagaagaagaaaggaaaaaaaatcccaccccAAATGAACGAACAAGGAAGT TTCTGTCACAACAGGAAACGACGCTGGACGTCGACGTGGTGGAAGATGGCGTGCAGTACGTTGTGCACAACGCCACCCTGCAAGACTCGGGAAATTACTACTGTCTCCACAACAACAAGAGCGTCGCAATGAAGTCCGTCACTGTGGGAT ATGTCCCCACAAACGACTTCAGCGTGTCGTGCCTGCTCCATGGCGACGAATTAGAGTGTTGTGTTGAGATGGACGAGGGCAGCGACCACGATTTGCTCACGAACTCACTGCCCACACACTGGAGCATGAGTTTGCACAG GCCCTATGAAAGTAATTGGGACACCAAGAACTTGGGAGAAAATGAAGAGCTGTGCATTAACTGGACAGTACAGAACATAATGTGCGAAACTAACTACATAGTGGTTGCTAATGCTTCCAACAATCTGGGCTTTGCCTTGTCCAATGTGACCTTCTGTCCGTTAGATGTAG TAAAACCAGGCCCGGTGATGAACCTGAGTGTGACACCTGATACAGAGCAGCCACACAGACTCATGGTTTGGTGGGACCGCCCTAAAGACCTGAGTCTCAGTAGGCGCCTTGGAATGGGTGGAGTCAACTACACTGTTGACGTTTATCCACTTCATCATGGCCAACCTATTTTTCATTTGGTTTCAACTGACTTGCCTGACAAAGAGAAA ATGTCTAAATTAATTAAGACAGAAGAGACTGTGATTCACTTTGTGGAGGGCTTGTGGCCATTCACCTCCTATAATGTCACGGTTACCCCACACAGCCGCTGTTGTGCTGGGTCACCAACCACAGTCACAACCAAAACTACTGAATCAG TACCACTCATTGCACCAGAAATTATTGCTTGGGTGCAGACTGGCACAGGAGTTGTCATTCACTGGaat GTGTATGCACCAGAGGACCAGGGAGGAGAGATCATTGCATACTCTGTATGCACACAAAAGACTTGTCAAAATGTGACATTTGCTAACAGTGAACATAGGCTGCCACAGGTAACCAGTGGTCTGGTGCCAGAAAGATGCATATTGGGCTGCAATGTCACAGTTCAAGCATTTACAAGAAAAGGGCCATCAAACAAAAGTTCTACACTTAAGATTACTCCATATTTAGAAA CTGCAAAAAAGCGTGTCGATGTTGAAAGAAAAGCTGATGGCTCATACACTGTGCTTTGGGAAAATTCCATCAACAATGTTGTTTCCATTCTCTGGTGTTTTGGGAATCAGTTTAGGAAGGATGCTTCCCATATTCGTTGTCAG ACAGCACTGAGAAAAGCAGCTGCGAACTTCAGCTGTTGCAGTCAGACTGTGAACATCTCTCAGgatgacagaaagaaatacagagAAACAATGGAAAGCCGCTGGTACTTTGGTATAGGTATTGTTTCTGAAAATCAGAACACTAACAGCAGCATTACCACTGGTAACCCTGTCCAGCTTCACTGGCAGATCTGTGTTTTTGATGAAGAGGGAG ATCCTCCGCTACCTATGTTTCAAGTCTTGTCCTGGGAAAATGGGACAGGACTGACAATTGATGCTAACCCCATCTGTAGCAACACTTTGCCAGCACCAGGAAGACCCATTAATGCTACTGTCTTCATTGCAGAGAAACCATTGAACTGCTTATCTG AAGGTGGGGTGAATGCAAATCAGCTGCTGCAAGGCAAGAGGCAGATGGACAGAGGGGGCTTGATTCCCAGTAGCAGCTATACAGTGTGTGTCACATACTACggacaacaaaacaagaaggcAACAACCAAGACCACAGTGCTGATGGCCAGTCCCA GTCCTGGCATCTCTGTGACCATACTGGTGGCTATTTTTGCTGTGTTAGGCCTGTTCATCCTTAGTCTTCTCATTGG AGCATTGTGTGTCCAATACAAGAAGAAATCCAAGCGTTTTAACAGTATTAGATGGCCTAAAGTGAAAGATGTGCAGCTGAAGGAATCTTGTACCAGCAAACCAAGAATACTAACAAATGTAAGGCAACAAAG ATGGCTATGGATCCCCGTACTATGA